The following coding sequences lie in one Rutidosis leptorrhynchoides isolate AG116_Rl617_1_P2 chromosome 6, CSIRO_AGI_Rlap_v1, whole genome shotgun sequence genomic window:
- the LOC139851893 gene encoding zinc finger CCCH domain-containing protein 18-like isoform X1 has protein sequence MDFSEYSKILYDRIQQIEPENVSKIIGHLLIQDNSEREMIRLAHGPDNLIHSLINEAKLSIKNRSSTTVAQPISPPQVNSIPDTPLHYTPFSPLPRHSPLTIRCCDPHGQPVDYVPMVHPASYPEDYRLHNHLRFVSLEDQIEPDFSSNNYYPSGPTFGPKLNRRSPSLPEFPFKVCHYFIKGFCRHGSNCRFLHPTHESFSQIFSPNTSDDDHIFSPGSLEKLELELTELLKSRRGFPVSIASLPMIYQEKFGKALQADGYLTESQRNRKPGYSLTKLLHRLKSICLIDRPHGQHAVVLADDLVKYMDRNGDRNEHGGIVAGSRQIYLTFPAESTFSELDVSNYFKKFGPVHDVRIPCQQKRMFGFVTFVCADTVRHILNKGNPHFVNGARVLVKPYREKCKLDDRKHGNSFQHHMYQGGHFQDSDFGLQPMPKTCDNLRFIKKQFIEEQDPAFEFERRFSDMHLTADPSNQLPSFNYLLDAFNDTGASEENFRQINTKHEESSQGGLNLPESPFASALGGEISTVT, from the exons ATGGACTTCTCAGAATATTCAAAAATCCTGTATGATAGGATCCAACAGATCGAACCCGAAAACGTCTCAAAGATTATCGGACATCTTCTTATACAAGATAACAGTGAGCGCGAAATGATACGATTAGCCCATGGCCCAGATAATCTAATACATTCGTTAATCAACGAAGCAAAACTCAGTATAAAAAATCGTTCCAGTACAACCGTTGCTCAACCAATTTCGCCTCCTCAAGTCAACTCTATACCCGATACGCCCCTACACTACACGCCGTTTTCTCCTTTGCCTCGTCATTCACCGTTAACCATTCGTTGTTGTGATCCCCATGGTCAACCCGTTGACTATGTTCCGATGGTCCATCCAGCTTCATATCCTGAAGACTACCGTCTTCACAACCATCTTCGTTTCGTGTCATTAGAAGACCAAATTGAGCCAGACTTTTCATCAAACAATTACTACCCGTCTGGGCCCACATTCGGTCCTAAACTCAACCGTAGGTCCCCAAGTTTACCCGAATTCCCGTTCAAAGTTTGCCATTACTTTATTAAAGGTTTTTGTAGACATGGTAGCAACTGTAGATTCTTGCATCCAACTCATGAAAGCTTCTCCCAAATCTTTAGCCCGAATACGAGTGACGATGACCACATCTTTTCGCCTGGATCACTCGAAAAACTAGAATTAGAGCTCACCGAGCTATTGAAATCGAGAAGAGGTTTCCCTGTTTCGATAGCTTCGTTACCAATGATATATCAAGAAAAATTCGGTAAGGCACTTCAGGCTGATGGGTACTTAACTGAGAGCCAAAGAAACCGTAAACCTGGTTATAGTTTAACCAAGCTTCTTCACCGCCTTAAGAGCATTTGTCTCATTGACAG GCCTCACGGGCAACATGCGGTTGTGTTGGCTGATGACTTGGTAAAGTACATGGATCGTAACGGGGATCGAAACGAACATGGTGGTATTGTAGCGGGTTCTAGGCAAATATATTTGACTTTTCCCGCCGAGAGTACTTTTTCGGAGCTTGATGTTTCCAACTATTTCAA AAAGTTTGGGCCGGTTCATGACGTGAGAATTCCATGTCAGCAAAAGAGAATGTTTGGATTTGTGACTTTTGTGTGTGCGGATACCGTTAGGCATATTTTAAACAAGGGAAACCCTCATTTCGTTAATGGTGCTCGTGTTTTGGTCAAACCTTATCGCGAAAAATGCAAGCTTGATGACAG GAAACATGGAAACTCATTTCAACATCATATGTACCAAGGTGGTCACTTTCAAGATTCTGATTTTGGGCTGCAACCAA TGCCCAAAACTTGTGATAACTTGAGGTTCATCAAGAAGCAGTTTATTGAAGAACAGGATCCAGCGTTTGAATTTGAGAGGCGTTTCTCTGATATGCATTTAACAGCAGATCCCAGTAACCAGTTGCCAAGTTTCAATTATCTTTTAGACGCTTTTAATGATACTGGAGCTAGTGAGGAAAATTTTAGGCAGATCAATACGAAACATGAGGAGAG TAGCCAGGGAGGACTGAATCTTCCAGAGAGCCCGTTTGCATCTGCGTTAGGGGGTGAAATATCAACAGTTACATAG
- the LOC139851893 gene encoding zinc finger CCCH domain-containing protein 18-like isoform X2 produces MDFSEYSKILYDRIQQIEPENVSKIIGHLLIQDNSEREMIRLAHGPDNLIHSLINEAKLSIKNRSSTTVAQPISPPQVNSIPDTPLHYTPFSPLPRHSPLTIRCCDPHGQPVDYVPMVHPASYPEDYRLHNHLRFVSLEDQIEPDFSSNNYYPSGPTFGPKLNRRSPSLPEFPFKVCHYFIKGFCRHGSNCRFLHPTHESFSQIFSPNTSDDDHIFSPGSLEKLELELTELLKSRRGFPVSIASLPMIYQEKFGKALQADGYLTESQRNRKPGYSLTKLLHRLKSICLIDRPHGQHAVVLADDLVKYMDRNGDRNEHGGIVAGSRQIYLTFPAESTFSELDVSNYFKKFGPVHDVRIPCQQKRMFGFVTFVCADTVRHILNKGNPHFVNGARVLVKPYREKCKLDDRKHGNSFQHHMYQGGHFQDSDFGLQPMPKTCDNLRFIKKQFIEEQDPAFEFERRFSDMHLTADPSNQLPSFNYLLDAFNDTGASEENFRQINTKHEESQGGLNLPESPFASALGGEISTVT; encoded by the exons ATGGACTTCTCAGAATATTCAAAAATCCTGTATGATAGGATCCAACAGATCGAACCCGAAAACGTCTCAAAGATTATCGGACATCTTCTTATACAAGATAACAGTGAGCGCGAAATGATACGATTAGCCCATGGCCCAGATAATCTAATACATTCGTTAATCAACGAAGCAAAACTCAGTATAAAAAATCGTTCCAGTACAACCGTTGCTCAACCAATTTCGCCTCCTCAAGTCAACTCTATACCCGATACGCCCCTACACTACACGCCGTTTTCTCCTTTGCCTCGTCATTCACCGTTAACCATTCGTTGTTGTGATCCCCATGGTCAACCCGTTGACTATGTTCCGATGGTCCATCCAGCTTCATATCCTGAAGACTACCGTCTTCACAACCATCTTCGTTTCGTGTCATTAGAAGACCAAATTGAGCCAGACTTTTCATCAAACAATTACTACCCGTCTGGGCCCACATTCGGTCCTAAACTCAACCGTAGGTCCCCAAGTTTACCCGAATTCCCGTTCAAAGTTTGCCATTACTTTATTAAAGGTTTTTGTAGACATGGTAGCAACTGTAGATTCTTGCATCCAACTCATGAAAGCTTCTCCCAAATCTTTAGCCCGAATACGAGTGACGATGACCACATCTTTTCGCCTGGATCACTCGAAAAACTAGAATTAGAGCTCACCGAGCTATTGAAATCGAGAAGAGGTTTCCCTGTTTCGATAGCTTCGTTACCAATGATATATCAAGAAAAATTCGGTAAGGCACTTCAGGCTGATGGGTACTTAACTGAGAGCCAAAGAAACCGTAAACCTGGTTATAGTTTAACCAAGCTTCTTCACCGCCTTAAGAGCATTTGTCTCATTGACAG GCCTCACGGGCAACATGCGGTTGTGTTGGCTGATGACTTGGTAAAGTACATGGATCGTAACGGGGATCGAAACGAACATGGTGGTATTGTAGCGGGTTCTAGGCAAATATATTTGACTTTTCCCGCCGAGAGTACTTTTTCGGAGCTTGATGTTTCCAACTATTTCAA AAAGTTTGGGCCGGTTCATGACGTGAGAATTCCATGTCAGCAAAAGAGAATGTTTGGATTTGTGACTTTTGTGTGTGCGGATACCGTTAGGCATATTTTAAACAAGGGAAACCCTCATTTCGTTAATGGTGCTCGTGTTTTGGTCAAACCTTATCGCGAAAAATGCAAGCTTGATGACAG GAAACATGGAAACTCATTTCAACATCATATGTACCAAGGTGGTCACTTTCAAGATTCTGATTTTGGGCTGCAACCAA TGCCCAAAACTTGTGATAACTTGAGGTTCATCAAGAAGCAGTTTATTGAAGAACAGGATCCAGCGTTTGAATTTGAGAGGCGTTTCTCTGATATGCATTTAACAGCAGATCCCAGTAACCAGTTGCCAAGTTTCAATTATCTTTTAGACGCTTTTAATGATACTGGAGCTAGTGAGGAAAATTTTAGGCAGATCAATACGAAACATGAGGAGAG CCAGGGAGGACTGAATCTTCCAGAGAGCCCGTTTGCATCTGCGTTAGGGGGTGAAATATCAACAGTTACATAG